The following coding sequences are from one Nicotiana tomentosiformis chromosome 3, ASM39032v3, whole genome shotgun sequence window:
- the LOC104111767 gene encoding auxin-induced protein AUX22-like produces the protein MATELEITELRLGLPGGKLEKNEKKRVYSEITSSDQNSSNNVNYDDGNYNYCQNKNEFVGWPPVCSYRKKNSFKMYVKVSMDGAPFLRKVDLSNHKDYSQLVMALEKLFDCYGIGEALEDADKSEYVPIYEDKDGDWMLLGDVPWQMFSESCKRLRIMKRSDAKVIGIGARDFLKGMSQEK, from the exons ATGGCAACAGAACTTGAAATTACTGAACTCAGGTTGGGACTTCCAGGGGGgaaattggagaaaaatgagAAGAAAAGGGTGTATTCTGAAATTACAAGCAGTGACCAGAACAGCAGCAACAACGTTAATTACGATGATGGAAATTATAACTACTGTCAAAACAAGAATGAATTTGTGGGGTGGCCGCCGGTTTGTTCTTATCGGAAAAAGAACAGCTTTAAAATGTACGTCAAAGTTAGCATGGATGGTGCGCCATTTCTTAGGAAAGTTGATTTGAGCAATCACAAGGACTATTCTCAACTTGTCATGGCTCTTGAGAAGCTCTTTGACTGCTATGGAATTG GAGAAGCATTGGAGGATGCGGACAAGTCAGAGTACGTTCCGATCTATGAAGACAAAGATGGAGATTGGATGCTTCTTGGCGATGTTCCATGGCA AATGTTCAGTGAGTCATGCAAAAGGCTAAGGATTATGAAGAGATCGGATGCGAAGGTTATAGGGATTGGAGCAAGGGACTTTCTCAAGGGAATGTCTCAAGAGAAATGA